From a single Paenibacillus sp. FSL R5-0345 genomic region:
- the glpK gene encoding glycerol kinase GlpK, protein MILSLDQGTTSSRAILFDKDARMVSQGQYEVEQSFPRPGWVEHDPEQIWASQLAAAREAITRSGIAPQEIFSIGITNQRETALIWDRATGKPIYPAIVWQDRRTAELCEEIKSKGLEGLIASKTGLVVDAYFSATKFSWILDHVEGARERANNGELLAGTVDSWLIWKLTGGAIHATDVTNASRTMLYNLHKRCWDEELMDELRVPHSILPEVRMSGSEFGAADAQWFGAEIPIHSVLGDQQAALFGHTCLEPGSAKNTYGTGCFILMNTGTEAVVSSHGLLTTVAWGMGEELYYALEGSVFVAGAAVQWLQEGLGLITEPAGSEDKAREVEDSEGVVVVPAFTGLGAPYWDMYARGAVFGLTRGTTSGHLVRATLESLAFQSRDVIGAMEKDAGMPLTGLRVDGGAVRNDLLMQFQSDILGSEVTRTTYAETTALGAALLAGLTSGVWTREQLESFNKAERVFSPVMGMDEREHRYSAWKDAVARTMGWEKHEGYQ, encoded by the coding sequence ATGATTTTATCTTTAGACCAAGGGACTACCAGTTCACGAGCCATATTGTTCGATAAGGACGCTAGAATGGTCTCACAAGGACAATATGAGGTTGAACAATCTTTCCCCCGCCCTGGCTGGGTGGAGCATGACCCAGAGCAAATTTGGGCGTCACAGCTTGCAGCTGCAAGAGAGGCGATTACTCGGAGCGGGATTGCGCCTCAGGAAATATTTTCTATCGGTATTACGAATCAGAGGGAAACGGCCCTAATCTGGGATAGAGCAACAGGTAAGCCGATTTATCCTGCGATTGTATGGCAGGACAGACGTACTGCAGAGCTATGTGAAGAGATCAAGAGTAAGGGGTTAGAGGGACTTATTGCTAGCAAGACGGGACTCGTTGTGGATGCTTATTTTTCTGCAACCAAATTCTCCTGGATTCTTGATCATGTGGAAGGCGCCCGAGAGCGTGCGAATAATGGCGAGTTATTGGCTGGGACGGTGGACAGTTGGTTAATCTGGAAGCTTACTGGCGGAGCTATACATGCCACTGACGTAACTAACGCATCACGTACGATGCTATATAATCTCCATAAACGCTGCTGGGATGAAGAGCTAATGGATGAGCTTCGAGTACCACACTCCATCCTGCCAGAAGTGAGAATGTCCGGTAGTGAATTTGGTGCAGCAGATGCACAGTGGTTCGGTGCAGAAATCCCTATTCACTCTGTATTGGGAGATCAACAGGCTGCTTTGTTTGGGCATACTTGTCTTGAACCCGGCAGTGCCAAAAACACCTATGGAACTGGATGCTTTATTCTGATGAATACAGGCACGGAAGCCGTTGTCTCCAGTCATGGTCTGTTGACCACTGTGGCCTGGGGAATGGGAGAGGAACTCTATTATGCGCTCGAGGGCAGTGTATTTGTAGCCGGAGCGGCTGTACAATGGCTTCAGGAGGGGCTGGGACTCATAACGGAGCCGGCAGGCTCAGAAGACAAAGCACGGGAAGTTGAGGACAGTGAAGGGGTTGTCGTCGTACCAGCTTTCACTGGACTCGGTGCACCTTATTGGGATATGTACGCACGTGGAGCCGTATTCGGTCTAACTAGAGGCACAACCTCGGGACATTTGGTACGGGCAACGTTAGAGTCATTAGCATTTCAGTCTAGAGACGTAATAGGGGCTATGGAAAAAGATGCGGGCATGCCATTAACCGGCCTTCGTGTAGATGGTGGAGCTGTTCGTAATGATTTGCTGATGCAGTTCCAGTCTGATATCCTCGGTAGTGAAGTTACTCGAACTACATATGCGGAGACGACTGCGCTGGGAGCAGCGCTTTTGGCTGGATTAACCTCTGGGGTCTGGACAAGAGAACAGCTGGAAAGCTTCAATAAAGCGGAGAGGGTCTTTTCACCTGTAATGGGTATGGATGAGCGTGAACATCGTTACAGCGCCTGGAAAGACGCTGTAGCGCGTACCATGGGCTGGGAGAAACATGAAGGATATCAGTGA
- a CDS encoding redoxin domain-containing protein, translated as MGKARKPIQIVILFLIVLVGGYAIGSSVFGGSGKPEEGSKAPAIDLLGLDGLGHTLDEYKGKAIVLNFWGSWCTPCVKEMPALQAQWEKWKDKDVVVIGINVGEDQMTVENFVKQVDIDFPILMDTGRDAVRSYGISPLPTTFFINPKGKIDSIHIGQLDLDSLDDQIGKLVD; from the coding sequence GTGGGTAAAGCGAGAAAACCAATTCAAATCGTAATTCTGTTTCTAATCGTTCTAGTGGGTGGTTATGCAATTGGCTCCTCTGTATTTGGTGGAAGTGGTAAGCCAGAGGAAGGTAGTAAAGCGCCTGCCATTGATTTGCTAGGTCTAGATGGACTTGGGCATACATTAGACGAGTATAAGGGTAAGGCTATTGTGCTGAATTTCTGGGGCTCATGGTGCACACCATGTGTAAAAGAAATGCCGGCCCTCCAAGCACAATGGGAGAAATGGAAAGATAAGGATGTAGTCGTTATAGGAATCAATGTAGGTGAAGATCAGATGACTGTCGAGAATTTTGTGAAGCAGGTCGACATTGATTTTCCGATTCTGATGGACACGGGACGAGATGCTGTGCGAAGTTATGGTATTTCTCCACTTCCAACTACTTTCTTTATTAATCCAAAGGGTAAAATTGACAGCATTCATATCGGCCAGCTTGATTTAGATTCACTTGATGATCAAATTGGAAAGCTGGTGGATTGA
- a CDS encoding thiamine pyrophosphate-binding protein, whose protein sequence is MYFLKTVADYMSEALRNLGVTHSFGIIGKSICPIVLKMVDYGIEFIPGRHESSSGFEAAGYALKTGKIGVAFGTSGPGGTNLLTAAAHAKANNLPVLFITGHQSIKELGIPQCQDSTSFLADLADMFRPATLYSKLIERGDHFSTIFNHAISIALSGNRGPVHLCIPFDVQTELLEECNIVIPERESLVSHANIDRVLDAINNSKNPIIIAGKGVNRSGAHSELIQLAETFNIPVVTSPGGKGAIAWDHPLYHGPIGVGGCTHGDDLLNQSDLFIVLGSRLSDMTICNLKKENHPATLIQFDSDPTFVGKILFSKTIPVTGDLRDNLVCYLNNIDTNNITKREAPTNSDYTEEPPILPNLSLASVLSTMSDLIPYNSTVFVDDGSHGFHAAKWYKVKKPGSFVFDAYFACMGNSIGMAIGAKVAAPEETIFCITGDGCFMMLGAEINAAVCKDIPVIFIVVNNKQLDMALKGMEKTTGRIDGTIYEVPMDAVKFAESFGATGYKCETAEEFETAIKDAVAINRVAVIELLTDRDEVPPTAHRTLNLN, encoded by the coding sequence GTGTATTTTTTGAAGACAGTCGCAGATTACATGTCGGAAGCACTACGGAACCTTGGTGTTACCCATTCCTTTGGTATCATCGGTAAATCCATTTGTCCTATCGTTCTTAAAATGGTAGATTACGGTATTGAATTTATTCCTGGAAGACATGAAAGCAGTTCCGGCTTCGAAGCAGCTGGGTATGCGCTGAAAACTGGAAAAATAGGCGTAGCTTTTGGCACTTCCGGTCCTGGTGGAACAAACCTACTAACTGCAGCAGCACATGCTAAGGCCAACAACCTACCTGTCCTATTTATTACTGGCCATCAATCTATTAAAGAGCTTGGAATTCCCCAATGTCAGGACTCTACCTCTTTTCTAGCTGATTTAGCTGATATGTTTAGACCTGCCACCTTATATAGCAAGCTTATTGAACGTGGAGATCACTTTAGCACAATCTTTAATCATGCCATATCCATTGCTTTGAGCGGTAATCGTGGTCCCGTTCACCTTTGTATTCCCTTTGATGTACAAACGGAATTGCTAGAGGAATGTAATATTGTAATCCCTGAACGCGAATCACTGGTCAGCCATGCTAATATCGACCGTGTACTTGATGCTATAAATAACTCAAAGAATCCAATAATTATCGCGGGTAAAGGCGTTAACCGCTCAGGAGCACATAGTGAGCTAATTCAATTAGCAGAAACATTTAATATTCCTGTAGTTACATCTCCAGGTGGTAAAGGAGCTATAGCTTGGGATCATCCACTCTATCACGGTCCAATTGGAGTAGGCGGTTGTACCCATGGGGATGACTTGCTGAATCAAAGTGATCTATTTATCGTTCTCGGGTCACGTTTAAGCGATATGACTATTTGTAATCTTAAAAAGGAAAATCATCCTGCAACATTAATTCAGTTTGATAGCGATCCGACTTTTGTCGGAAAAATATTGTTCTCTAAAACGATTCCAGTGACTGGAGATCTACGTGACAATCTAGTTTGCTATCTCAATAATATTGACACGAACAACATCACAAAACGCGAAGCACCGACAAATTCCGATTATACCGAAGAGCCTCCGATTTTACCAAACCTTTCACTTGCATCGGTCTTGAGTACGATGAGTGATTTGATTCCTTATAACAGCACAGTCTTTGTTGATGATGGAAGTCACGGTTTCCATGCTGCGAAATGGTACAAGGTTAAGAAACCTGGCAGTTTTGTATTCGATGCTTACTTTGCTTGTATGGGTAATTCCATCGGGATGGCAATTGGCGCAAAGGTTGCTGCACCAGAAGAAACGATCTTCTGCATTACAGGAGACGGCTGCTTTATGATGCTAGGCGCAGAGATTAACGCTGCTGTCTGCAAGGATATTCCTGTCATATTCATTGTTGTGAATAATAAACAGCTAGATATGGCTCTAAAAGGTATGGAAAAAACTACAGGACGTATTGACGGAACGATCTACGAAGTCCCTATGGACGCTGTGAAATTCGCAGAATCATTTGGTGCTACGGGTTACAAATGTGAGACAGCTGAGGAGTTCGAAACAGCTATCAAGGACGCTGTTGCCATCAACCGTGTTGCCGTCATTGAACTGCTAACAGACCGTGATGAGGTCCCTCCGACTGCTCATCGTACTTTGAACCTAAATTAG
- a CDS encoding ATP-binding protein: MNFWRSLVGKLWVTIICLVAVVLITLGLFLLPYIDSNFANSGDIKRLFMYTCMIGFSLTTFFALFLFTKITQPMQRVIEAANNIRRGEYGTRLTLVTSDEIGQLATSFNHMAEELEENIRSLHHEKGHLSSVLRSMSDAVITFDTLGQIILTNPHGQSLLESWSDLEWEQESDIEPHSETAESNVPPPLRPLFLSTLKQGGDERSNVHVRQGVWSVHMAPLYSEGSIRGVVAVLRDVTEEVRLEKMRRDFVANVSHEIRTPLSMMQGYSEALLDGMATSPEESSELIQVIHDESLRMGRLVKDLLDLARMEAGHTDMLKAEVDMNELLERVYRKFSVRAKERDIHLQLNKESDVLVLKAADEDKLEQVLTNLLDNAFRHTQGGKKITVHTGTCVLEGRRYFEIKIQDEGVGIPQEDLPYIFDRFYKADKARVRGESGGTGLGLAIVKNIVESHHGTITASSKLGESTTFTLRLPVEKQ; the protein is encoded by the coding sequence GTGAACTTCTGGAGAAGTCTTGTCGGTAAGCTGTGGGTTACGATCATCTGCCTGGTCGCTGTCGTACTGATTACACTCGGGTTGTTTCTACTTCCCTATATCGACAGTAACTTTGCCAATTCTGGTGATATCAAACGTTTATTTATGTATACCTGCATGATCGGATTTTCTTTGACGACATTCTTCGCGTTGTTCTTGTTCACCAAGATCACTCAACCGATGCAACGTGTCATCGAGGCTGCAAACAATATTCGACGTGGTGAATACGGAACAAGGCTGACGCTTGTCACGAGCGACGAAATCGGTCAATTGGCGACTTCCTTCAACCATATGGCTGAGGAGTTGGAAGAGAATATCCGCAGTCTGCACCATGAGAAGGGTCATCTATCCAGTGTATTACGCAGCATGAGTGATGCTGTAATCACCTTTGACACCCTAGGCCAGATAATTCTGACCAATCCGCATGGTCAATCGCTTCTTGAGAGCTGGAGCGATTTAGAGTGGGAACAAGAGAGTGATATTGAACCTCATTCGGAAACGGCTGAGAGTAATGTTCCACCTCCCCTTCGTCCTTTATTTTTGAGCACGTTGAAACAAGGCGGCGATGAGCGTTCTAATGTACATGTCCGGCAGGGCGTGTGGTCCGTCCATATGGCACCTTTATATTCTGAGGGTAGCATTCGTGGAGTGGTTGCTGTTCTGCGTGATGTGACTGAAGAAGTACGACTCGAAAAAATGCGCCGTGACTTCGTGGCGAACGTCTCTCATGAGATTCGGACGCCATTATCGATGATGCAAGGTTATAGTGAGGCTTTACTTGACGGCATGGCTACTTCACCAGAGGAAAGCAGTGAACTGATTCAGGTCATTCATGATGAATCACTCCGTATGGGACGTCTTGTAAAGGATTTACTCGACCTTGCGCGAATGGAAGCCGGACACACGGATATGTTGAAGGCAGAGGTAGATATGAATGAACTGCTTGAACGTGTGTACCGTAAATTTTCCGTACGTGCTAAAGAGCGTGATATTCATCTGCAGCTAAACAAAGAGAGCGATGTCCTTGTTCTTAAGGCTGCGGATGAAGATAAGTTGGAGCAGGTCTTAACGAACTTGCTCGATAATGCTTTTCGTCATACACAGGGCGGTAAGAAGATCACAGTTCATACAGGAACTTGTGTCTTAGAAGGACGTCGCTATTTTGAAATTAAAATTCAGGATGAAGGCGTCGGTATTCCTCAGGAAGACCTGCCGTATATATTTGACCGTTTCTACAAAGCCGATAAGGCACGTGTACGTGGAGAGTCAGGTGGAACGGGACTTGGGCTTGCGATTGTTAAAAATATTGTTGAGTCGCATCATGGAACCATTACAGCTTCCAGTAAATTGGGTGAGAGTACTACCTTTACCCTAAGACTTCCTGTCGAAAAACAGTAA
- a CDS encoding carboxymuconolactone decarboxylase family protein, which produces MKDNVNSGLNHFTNLSGDYGAKALAPIKEHFPDLAEFIMGNAYGDIFQRNTIEADWKEIAVISALISMGQFDQLGVHYVMALRVGVTVEQLKGILLHLVPAIGAPRIITAFNILLETIEEIK; this is translated from the coding sequence ATGAAAGACAATGTAAACAGTGGTCTTAACCACTTCACGAATCTCTCAGGAGACTACGGAGCTAAGGCACTGGCTCCGATTAAAGAACATTTCCCTGATTTGGCTGAATTTATTATGGGAAATGCCTACGGCGATATTTTTCAACGCAACACAATCGAAGCTGACTGGAAGGAAATCGCAGTTATCTCTGCCCTGATTTCGATGGGTCAGTTTGATCAATTGGGTGTTCATTATGTCATGGCTCTTCGTGTGGGAGTTACTGTAGAACAACTCAAAGGGATTCTATTACACTTAGTACCCGCAATAGGGGCACCTAGAATCATTACCGCTTTTAATATCCTTCTCGAAACGATTGAAGAAATAAAGTAA
- the ccsA gene encoding cytochrome c biogenesis protein CcsA, whose amino-acid sequence MSLLDISSAVFIAAFLLYSGSFMLFTIAIMGRKWSGRKPEEHTARWGKIAFIVSSIGLIFHLIYFFTRWAGSGHIPVSNMYEFMTFLSMMVMVAFTVMYAIYRKVILGLFAVPISIIVMAYAAVFPQEVQPLIPSLQSNYLKIHVTLAALGESFFAVGFAAGLMYLLRTVNFSSKEKVDRKQQRLIEFTLFSIIVIIGFLGSVFAFRGAGYETVFVRPNVTIDSAGQENSTIEKVSYRMPPIVAPHNSEIESFQSFLGMKEPLFEAPSWMNGVNAGRKFNTVIWSILSGLLLYGILRLIVRKPLGAAIHPVMEGIDEGDLDEITYRAIAIGFPIFTLGALIFAMIWAQIAWGRFWGWDPKEVWALVTWLFYSAYLHLRLARGWQGRKSAWLAVLGFLVVMFTLVGVNLVIAGLHSYAGTD is encoded by the coding sequence ATGAGCTTGCTCGATATCAGCAGTGCTGTCTTTATTGCCGCATTCTTATTATACAGCGGGTCGTTTATGTTATTCACTATCGCTATCATGGGTCGCAAGTGGTCGGGCCGCAAGCCAGAGGAGCATACTGCTCGATGGGGTAAAATAGCTTTTATTGTATCTTCTATAGGTCTTATCTTTCATCTTATTTATTTCTTTACACGCTGGGCTGGTTCAGGGCATATTCCAGTCAGCAATATGTATGAGTTCATGACTTTCTTATCTATGATGGTTATGGTAGCCTTTACAGTGATGTATGCGATCTATCGTAAGGTTATTCTCGGGCTGTTTGCAGTTCCAATTAGTATTATTGTGATGGCATACGCAGCTGTTTTTCCACAGGAGGTTCAGCCGTTAATTCCATCCCTGCAATCGAACTATCTCAAGATTCACGTAACCTTGGCAGCGCTGGGTGAGTCCTTTTTCGCAGTAGGATTTGCGGCAGGGCTGATGTATCTGCTGCGGACTGTTAATTTTTCCAGTAAAGAAAAGGTGGATCGTAAACAACAAAGGCTGATTGAATTTACTCTCTTTTCAATCATTGTTATAATTGGGTTTCTGGGTTCAGTTTTTGCTTTCCGCGGAGCAGGCTATGAGACTGTTTTTGTCCGTCCCAACGTTACGATTGACAGCGCAGGGCAGGAAAATAGTACAATAGAGAAAGTGAGTTATCGAATGCCGCCGATTGTGGCCCCTCACAATAGCGAAATTGAAAGCTTCCAGTCGTTTCTTGGCATGAAAGAACCTCTCTTTGAAGCTCCTTCATGGATGAATGGTGTGAATGCTGGCCGGAAGTTTAATACTGTAATCTGGTCGATTCTTTCAGGATTACTCCTTTACGGAATTCTTCGCTTGATCGTACGTAAGCCACTAGGCGCAGCGATTCACCCGGTAATGGAGGGAATTGATGAAGGCGATCTAGATGAGATTACGTATAGGGCGATAGCCATTGGCTTTCCTATTTTCACATTAGGCGCTTTGATTTTTGCAATGATATGGGCGCAAATTGCCTGGGGAAGATTCTGGGGATGGGACCCCAAAGAAGTCTGGGCACTCGTTACTTGGCTCTTCTACAGTGCTTATCTTCATTTACGATTAGCTCGTGGATGGCAAGGGCGAAAATCTGCCTGGCTTGCTGTTCTAGGCTTTTTAGTCGTAATGTTTACCTTAGTTGGCGTTAATCTAGTCATCGCCGGACTTCATTCTTATGCGGGGACGGACTGA
- the resB gene encoding cytochrome c biogenesis protein ResB, whose protein sequence is MSEREAFITNTKCECGHQNPVGTVLCEACGKPLGKESDWGENLEMRYDGVARRSQRVNPGMIDRVWNFFSSVKIAIYLIVLTLLGSMLGTIFPQESTFLNIDASSYYKQEYGTAGDIYYKLGLSHTYESWWFVTLLVMIGASLVICSLDRVLPLYKALTRQKIRKHRQFLTRQKAVLVTEVQEEPEAWVARVVQPMRKKGYRVKTDGGALLAEKHRFSRWGPYVIHIGLIIFLLAVLARGLPGLNMDQHLAFPQGEITQIPDTTYYLKNEKFTVEFYTDEEMPEEFRGKKILPKLFQTKAVLYKCTADCGDPTKEPQLAEVTTHDIQVNSPLDYKGLKAYQFDYDLTPVLRSVQPVLKNSTTGESYGKFKLDMKNPQRTITAGPYTMTLKEKYMDFGLNEDGQPISKSPYPNAPAFLFLIQGPNLPAEGQQYFYFPKQVDKSQFQQVAINDKLGGSNRFLELEVDNMSDVDFSESTTYLNIRIDRAMPFVWLGAAIVMLGLILGFYWQHRRIWLTVVNGELILGGHTNKNWFGFRREIVSILEKVDMVVDEKSIDNGGGLT, encoded by the coding sequence ATGAGTGAACGCGAGGCTTTTATAACCAATACCAAATGTGAATGCGGCCACCAGAATCCTGTAGGTACTGTTCTGTGCGAAGCATGCGGAAAACCGCTTGGCAAAGAATCGGATTGGGGCGAGAATCTGGAAATGCGTTATGACGGTGTAGCCCGTCGTTCGCAGCGTGTTAATCCAGGCATGATTGATCGCGTATGGAACTTTTTTTCATCCGTCAAAATAGCGATTTATCTAATCGTATTGACACTGTTAGGCTCTATGCTGGGCACGATATTTCCTCAGGAGAGTACTTTTCTTAATATTGATGCATCTAGTTATTATAAGCAGGAGTATGGAACAGCAGGGGACATCTACTATAAGCTTGGACTTTCACATACATACGAATCCTGGTGGTTTGTAACTCTACTCGTAATGATTGGTGCTTCACTTGTCATTTGTAGTTTGGACAGAGTACTTCCGCTATATAAGGCATTAACTAGACAGAAGATTCGAAAGCATCGTCAGTTTTTAACTCGGCAAAAGGCCGTGCTAGTCACTGAAGTGCAAGAAGAACCAGAAGCTTGGGTTGCTAGGGTGGTTCAACCTATGCGTAAAAAGGGCTACCGAGTCAAAACAGATGGAGGAGCTCTGCTAGCAGAGAAGCACCGTTTCAGCCGCTGGGGACCTTACGTAATACATATTGGTTTGATTATTTTTTTACTTGCTGTATTGGCAAGAGGATTGCCGGGTCTCAACATGGATCAGCATCTAGCTTTCCCGCAAGGGGAGATTACACAGATTCCGGATACGACCTACTATTTAAAAAACGAGAAATTCACCGTAGAGTTCTATACAGATGAAGAGATGCCTGAGGAGTTTCGAGGCAAAAAAATCCTTCCAAAATTATTCCAAACTAAAGCAGTGCTATATAAATGTACCGCAGATTGCGGAGATCCTACTAAGGAACCGCAGCTTGCCGAGGTGACAACACATGATATCCAAGTAAACTCACCTTTGGATTATAAAGGATTGAAAGCGTATCAGTTTGATTATGATTTAACGCCTGTGCTGCGTTCCGTACAGCCTGTACTTAAGAACTCCACCACAGGGGAGTCGTACGGTAAATTCAAACTGGATATGAAGAATCCGCAGCGTACGATAACAGCGGGACCTTATACGATGACTTTAAAAGAGAAATATATGGATTTTGGACTAAATGAGGATGGGCAGCCGATATCTAAGTCGCCGTATCCGAATGCACCAGCATTCTTGTTCTTGATTCAAGGACCGAATTTGCCAGCGGAAGGTCAGCAGTACTTCTATTTTCCTAAGCAGGTAGATAAGTCTCAGTTTCAGCAGGTTGCTATTAATGATAAGCTTGGCGGCAGCAATAGATTTCTTGAGCTTGAAGTGGACAACATGAGCGATGTTGATTTTTCGGAATCGACTACATACTTGAATATACGTATTGATCGTGCAATGCCTTTTGTATGGTTAGGTGCAGCAATTGTGATGCTGGGTTTAATCCTTGGATTCTACTGGCAGCATAGACGCATCTGGCTTACCGTTGTAAACGGAGAGCTAATACTCGGAGGACATACGAACAAGAATTGGTTCGGTTTCCGCCGTGAGATCGTTTCTATTTTAGAAAAAGTAGATATGGTAGTCGATGAAAAATCAATAGATAATGGAGGAGGCCTTACATGA
- a CDS encoding DNA-binding protein — protein MSKNRNIETDPAGMLGGSESDLPTGLAKPALRALHGAGYTEIHQISKLTESELLQLHGMGPKALNQLRRALTEKGLSFASES, from the coding sequence ATGTCTAAGAACAGAAATATAGAAACTGATCCTGCAGGAATGCTTGGCGGATCAGAATCAGATCTTCCGACTGGATTGGCCAAGCCTGCGCTTCGAGCACTCCATGGTGCTGGGTATACAGAGATTCACCAAATCAGTAAGCTCACTGAGTCAGAGCTTCTGCAGTTACACGGGATGGGACCTAAGGCACTTAATCAATTACGGCGTGCGCTCACGGAGAAAGGTTTGTCCTTTGCCAGTGAGTCCTAA
- a CDS encoding response regulator transcription factor, translated as MADHLNRILVVDDEERIRRLLKMYLEKEGYEIDEAEDGEIALRKATANDYGLILLDVMLPGIDGMEVLTRLRGVKSTPVLMLTAKGEEINRVQGFEMGADDYVVKPFSPREVIYRVKAIMRRSSATAFLSKESNSSNNIVFTHLIIEHDAHRVTAGGEEVSLTPKEYELLHYLAISPDKVFSREELLKDVWNYEFFGDLRTVDTHVKRLREKLNKVSPESAAMITTVWGVGYKLEVPK; from the coding sequence ATGGCAGATCATTTAAACAGAATTCTGGTAGTGGATGATGAAGAACGCATTCGCCGCCTGCTTAAGATGTATCTTGAAAAAGAAGGCTATGAAATCGATGAAGCAGAAGATGGAGAAATCGCTCTTCGTAAAGCAACTGCAAATGACTACGGTCTGATTTTGCTGGATGTTATGCTGCCTGGCATTGATGGAATGGAAGTGCTGACCCGACTCAGAGGGGTCAAGTCAACACCAGTCTTAATGCTTACAGCTAAAGGCGAAGAGATTAATCGTGTACAGGGCTTTGAGATGGGTGCTGATGACTATGTCGTGAAGCCATTTAGCCCTCGCGAAGTGATTTATCGCGTGAAGGCCATTATGCGCCGTTCTTCGGCAACTGCATTTTTGTCCAAAGAGAGCAACTCCAGTAATAACATTGTATTTACTCATCTTATTATTGAGCATGACGCACACCGGGTTACTGCTGGCGGTGAAGAAGTGAGTCTGACACCGAAAGAATACGAACTGCTGCATTATTTGGCGATTTCGCCGGATAAAGTATTCTCTCGTGAAGAATTGCTTAAAGATGTTTGGAATTATGAGTTTTTCGGAGATTTACGTACTGTAGATACCCATGTTAAACGTCTTCGTGAAAAACTGAATAAGGTATCACCGGAATCCGCGGCGATGATTACTACCGTATGGGGTGTAGGCTACAAACTTGAGGTACCTAAATAA